In Pontiella desulfatans, one DNA window encodes the following:
- the rfbF gene encoding glucose-1-phosphate cytidylyltransferase — MKAVILAGGYGTRISEESSVRPKPMVEIGPEPILWHIMKIYAAHGITDFIVACGYKGNMIKEYFSKMFINESDVTFDLVGNTLEVHHSRVEPWRVTCVDTGEKSMTGGRLRRVRQYLDEETFCMTYGDGVCDINITNELAFHKRSGLLATMGAIRPPGRFGAFTLEPGEQTVSDFCEKPDGDGAWINGGFFVLEPGVFGYIPDDQTSWELEPLQGLAHDGQLGAFRHSGFWQPMDTLRDKHVLEELWESGEAPWKVWND; from the coding sequence ATGAAAGCGGTAATCTTGGCAGGTGGATATGGTACGCGGATCAGCGAGGAAAGCTCGGTGCGACCGAAGCCGATGGTGGAGATCGGGCCGGAGCCGATCCTCTGGCATATCATGAAGATCTATGCCGCGCACGGCATCACCGATTTCATTGTGGCCTGCGGCTACAAGGGCAACATGATCAAGGAATATTTTTCCAAGATGTTCATCAACGAGTCGGATGTGACGTTTGATCTCGTGGGCAACACGCTGGAAGTCCACCATTCCCGGGTTGAGCCTTGGCGGGTCACCTGCGTGGATACCGGGGAGAAAAGCATGACGGGCGGGCGGTTGCGGCGTGTCCGGCAGTATCTGGACGAGGAAACCTTCTGCATGACCTATGGCGATGGGGTGTGCGATATCAATATCACGAACGAGCTGGCCTTCCACAAGCGGTCGGGGCTGCTCGCCACCATGGGCGCCATCAGGCCGCCGGGACGCTTCGGCGCATTCACCCTGGAGCCGGGCGAACAAACCGTGTCCGACTTTTGCGAGAAGCCCGACGGCGATGGCGCGTGGATCAACGGTGGTTTCTTTGTGCTGGAGCCGGGGGTGTTCGGCTATATTCCCGACGACCAGACCTCGTGGGAGCTGGAGCCGTTGCAGGGCTTGGCCCACGATGGCCAGCTCGGCGCGTTCCGCCACTCCGGCTTCTGGCAGCCGATGGATACGCTGCGCGACAAGCATGTGCTTGAGGAATTGTGGGAGTCCGGCGAAGCCCCCTGGAAAGTGTGGAACGATTAA
- a CDS encoding aminotransferase class IV — translation MAVKLQEPEFVYMNGKLTKWADATLHIGTEAVTRSLNVFEGLKGYWQKDGSFGIVFMRRHYERLLRSAKLMHLPCPWSYGEYESAVHELLGALLTKEQDMWARVTLFGVEGHWGVGTKSDMVVTAYNQRKEQPAPIKIGISTWQRSGDNALPYRVKAGANYEVGRLARIEGARLGYSDMILLNSAGRVSEATASCVVMVRDGVVYTTPHYEGSLESVTLDFVAEIAKSLGYEFVVRPIDRTELMIADELALVGSLAELVPVEEVDGFQLNPNGKIITAIRKRFFAIVRGEDNSLDAEFSFVPNDQIRSLD, via the coding sequence ATGGCAGTGAAACTGCAAGAACCAGAATTTGTCTACATGAACGGCAAGCTGACGAAGTGGGCCGATGCCACGCTCCACATCGGTACCGAGGCCGTTACGCGGAGCCTGAACGTGTTCGAGGGGCTCAAGGGCTATTGGCAGAAGGACGGGAGCTTCGGCATCGTCTTCATGCGCCGCCACTACGAGCGCCTGTTGCGTTCCGCCAAGCTGATGCACCTGCCATGCCCATGGAGCTACGGGGAATATGAATCCGCCGTCCACGAGCTGCTCGGTGCATTGCTGACCAAGGAGCAGGACATGTGGGCGCGCGTCACCCTCTTCGGTGTCGAGGGCCACTGGGGGGTCGGCACAAAATCCGATATGGTCGTCACCGCATACAACCAGCGCAAGGAGCAGCCCGCGCCGATCAAGATCGGCATCAGCACCTGGCAACGGAGCGGCGACAACGCGCTGCCGTATCGGGTGAAAGCGGGCGCCAACTACGAGGTCGGCCGTCTCGCCCGGATCGAGGGGGCGCGCCTGGGTTATTCCGATATGATTCTCTTGAACTCCGCCGGGCGCGTTTCCGAGGCCACGGCCTCGTGCGTGGTGATGGTGCGCGATGGCGTGGTCTACACCACGCCGCACTACGAAGGTTCGCTCGAAAGCGTCACCCTCGATTTTGTCGCGGAGATCGCCAAGTCGCTCGGCTATGAGTTCGTCGTCCGCCCGATCGACCGCACCGAACTCATGATCGCCGACGAGCTGGCGCTGGTCGGCTCGCTTGCCGAGCTGGTGCCGGTGGAGGAGGTCGATGGTTTCCAGCTCAATCCCAACGGGAAAATCATTACGGCCATCCGTAAAAGGTTTTTCGCGATCGTCCGCGGTGAAGACAACTCCCTCGATGCCGAATTCTCCTTCGTCCCCAACGACCAAATCCGCAGCTTGGATTAA